In Setaria viridis chromosome 5, Setaria_viridis_v4.0, whole genome shotgun sequence, the genomic stretch CAGCGCccaaaagatgaaaaaaaacatTGGTAATCGGTAAATCTCTGTCTGGCAAGTAAACTAGCTTGTTAATTTGGTGCGAGATGTGTGATGCAGGACAGAGACCCCCGATCGATCGCGACGGATTCAGGAGGGCCATCTACACCATCGACATCGGGCAGAATGATCTGTCCGCTTACATGCACCTGCCCTTCGATCAAGTGGTTGCCAAGATCCCCGCCATAGTTGCTCAGATCAAGTACACCATCGAGGTAAAAAATTTGTCCCtgtaaaaagaagatgatgCTATGAGAGCTCAGCCTGGACTGGGACACTCCTGTCTCCTGAACCAACCAACCAATCCATCGACGTCGACCTGACACCTTGCTCCCTGACAGACCCTGTACGCGCACGGCGCCCGCAAGTTCTGGATCCACGGCACCGGCGCGCTGGGCTGCCTGCCGCAGAAGCTGGCCATCCCGCGGGACGATAACGCCGACCTCGACGCCCACGGCTGCCTCAAGACCTAcaacgccgccgcccggcgcttCAACGCGCAGCTCGCCGAGGCCCTCGCCCAGCTCCGGCGACGGACGGTGGACGCCGCGCTCGTCTTCGTCGACATGTACGCCATCAAGTACGACCTGGTCGCCAACCACACCGCGCACGGCATCGCCAGGCCGCTCATGGCGTGCTGCGGCTACGGCGGCCCGCcctacaactacaaccacttcaAGGCGTGCATGTCCGCGGAGATGCAGCTCTGCGACGTCGGTGCGCGGTTCATCAGCTGGGACGGCGTGCACTTCACCGAGGCCGCCAacgccatcgtcgccgccaAGGTGCTCACCGGAGACTACTCCACGCCCAGGGTCACCATCGCCAGCCTCGTCGACGCCAAGCTCGTGCCCAACGATGGCTAGCTCGCTCGGGCTTGATGATCATCGATCGGTAGAAATCCCATTAATTTGTTTGGTTATTTTGTGCCCATGGTAGAAGTGATGATGCAAATTTGGCCAAGATTATTGCAGCGAATTCGTGAAGAGCTGGTGTTCACCACTACACCAAAAACAATTTGTGCTGACACCTTAATTTTTAGGTACTGGCGTACATGATTGGCACTTGCCAGCATAAAAGGTCTATTGGACAGCATGTTAAAAACCATCACTACAAATGCATTTGTGGTGGCAGGTGACATAACCGCTTGCcagcacaaatggaggctatttgtgctggtgggtgcttatGCCACCATCAGCACAAATGCATTTCAATTGGCCCCGCTGTTGACCTAGGGGATGTGAACTTCGAGCTGAAGACGAACCTCATCAACATAGTGCAGGCTAGCCCCTTCTAGGGCAAGCTGAATGAGGACACAAATACTCATCTCCAACACTTCCTTGGCCTTTGTGACATGGTCACAATGAGAGGAGTCACTCAAGATACCAACAGACTCTACTTGTTTCCGTTTTCCCTTCTTGGGAGGGTGAAATAGTGGTTCTACAAGGAAAAGGATGCTGTCAACATGTGGGCAAAATGCTCTATGACGTTCCTTGCCAAGTTCTTGCCGTTGGGCAAAACAAATGCCCTTCGTGGAAGGATTTCCAACTTCCAACAGTCAAGCATAGAGATGATCCCAGAGGCGTGGGAGAGGCTGCAAGAGTACATCCTTGCCTGCCCACACCACGGGATGGACGACTGGCTCATCCTCCAAAGCTTCTACAACGGGCTAACCACATTAGCACGAGCCCATCTTGACGCTGCCGCTGGAGGAGCCTTCCTTGACCTCACCATTACCAGAGCTACGACTCTAGTTGAGAAGATGGTCTCCAACCAAGGGTGGAGCAAAGAACAACTCCAACCTCATACGTGGGGCATGCACACCGTCAAGGAGACAAACATGCTAGCCGCTAAGCTTGATCTCCTACTTAAGCGCATGGACGAATGGGAGATGCCTCAAGAACTCATGCTCAAACACGTTCAAGCCTTGGACTCGCATCTCATGTGCGAGGTCTACGGAAATGGAGGACACTCGGGGAACGACTTCCCTAAGACCCGTGAAGATGCCGCTtacatgaacaacaacaacGGGTACCGTCCTCAGGGAGGTCAAGGGTGGGACTAGTTGCGTCCACCATACTAGGGAGGTAATAATGGTAAATATAATTCGAATTACAATTCAAACCAACCTTCCTTAAAAGATCTTGTTTTTGGCCAAGCTAAAATCAACGAATCTCTTTCCAAAAAGTTTGTTGCAAATGATAAAAGTTTGGAAAGCATCAATGTCAAAATTGAAAGTCTTTCCTCAGCCTTTAAAAATCAAGTGAGCTTCAATAAAATGATCGAAACCCAATTAGCTCAAATTGCTGATCTTGTTCCTGTTTCCGAACCTGAGAAAATCCCAGGACAACCTGAAAATGTGAGTGCGGTCACTGTTAGATGGGGCAACCCATCTCAGAACCCGTCCACTACTAACCATGCAGGAAGACCCAAGCATCAACGAAGAAACTCATGGGAGGAACCAgtagttaaaaataaaaatgtagaACTGGGGTACCCAGTGATCAGGTGCTCAATGTCGGACCTCCATGTTGAAAGGGCCCTCTACGACCTTGGTACAAGTGTCAACATCATGCCTAAGGTTATGTTTGACACAATAAACTACTCCACTCTTTCTCCTACAATGATACGCCTGCAGCTGTCCGACTCGACGATTCGCTACCCCGATGGGATAGTAGAGAACCTCCCAGTAAAAATCCAAGGTACGATTGTCCCCATGGACTTTGTGGTCCTCGACACAGCTGTAGACATAGGAATGCACTCATCCTTGGGCGACCATTCCTACACGTTGCCAAGGCGAGGATCAATGTTGGATCCGTAGTAATCTGGCTCAGCATTGGATGGAAGGATAAGATGTTCAGGTTTCAAACAAAGAAAGAGGAATGCTACCTGGTCAACCCCAGTCAACATCCTGGTAgccaaaagaaaatgaagaagcACAAGGGAAGGCAAAGCCACAGCCCCAGTCTCTAAAAAGGCACCAGCAACACATCCAGCCACAAAACCAAAGAAAGCCCAGAAGGTATGGAAGGTGAAGGACATAGAGTCATCCGAGTCTTCTTCTCCTGGACTGGATGCCCCATCCATGATCTAAAATGCTATGGAGGAAGTCCCGCTTAATGAACTTAAAATggtagttatctcatatttgaattttcaaaattttggtTCTCCAATATTCAAATTTTCAAACTGCATATTGATTTTCCCAACTTGCATTTGCATGCTAGAATTTATTCTAGCCAATTTTCCCTTTCATAAAAATTTCTGAAAATTCAAAAGCAATAAAATGACTTTGAGCAAAAGTTCttcgaaaaaaatatttttgagcTTTTCTAGACAAGACTTTGGCCGAGCCTCCCACTATGTCACAATATAGCCATTGGGGGGCCATGGGCCAAAGCTGGCAGCCAGTAGGGCCCACTAAGGGTCGGCCGAACCGTTGGTTAGGCCAACCAGGCCCAACGACTCTTGGGCCCATCGACTCCAAGGGCTCCTAGCTGTTGCCCTTGGTAGGTTCCCAATGGCCCAACTTTATTGCTCTTTAAATAGAGGCCAAGAGGAGGGTGTTTTTCATCCATCAACACTTTCATCCACtcacttcctctcctctcttggCTCTTGAGTTTACATTAAGTTTTTGCTCAAGTCCAAGTGCAAGaaacctctctctctcaattTCTTTGATGCAAGAATCAACCAACCTTGGAGGAGCAACTCATGGGTAAGAGTTCATTCTGATTTTTAGTAATGTAACCCGTGTGCAAGTTGTGTTCATTCGTGCTCTATCCACCATGAAAGGAATGGGACGGAAGCTCTCCAGCGCTTTTAGGAAGGTGACGGGATCGAACTCAAGCCGCTCCCGTGGAAGCATAAGCATGCACCACTCCGACAACTACATGCGAAGCTAAGGAGGACGTCTCGCAAGAAGAGCACTCCGGACCGCAAGCCATGGAGGTGGAAGGACCACCTCTCGACCTACATGGTGACTGGGAAATGCAAGCCTACGTCCTCATCAAGGGTTGAGTCTTCGCCAACACGCAAGCATTCGACTCAGAGCTCCTTGAGAGCATAGGTATGGACGTCAACTTTGCTAATGTTTGGCATACAATTGGATGGAATGATTTTGTGCCCATTTCTGAGGAAGGTTCCCACCTCCTCACTATCCAATTCTTATGCTTGCAAGAAGCAGATGACGGTATATCCTTTCGTTTCTTTGGAAGGGAATACCAACTCTCTCGGATGAACCTTAGTCTGCTTCTTAGTTTCCATAGAAAATGCATAGTCAACTTTGACAAAGCTATCCTTGATTTTAATCACCATTCCTTTTGGACAAGCATTTCCAGTCAAGTCATCGTTGGTAAGTTTGCTCCTCGCTGCAATGATATTCATAATCCTACTTTGAGGTTGATGCATAAGTGGCTTGCTTTATCGCTTTTCCCTAGGAAAGATGTTAGGCCTATTCGTAATGATGAGCTCAAAATTCTTTATGCCATGGTTAAGAAAATTAGAGTTTCTCCTGTCAAGCCCATGATTGCTCAGTGGTTAGAACATTTCAAGATGAATGGTCCTATTGAGTGTCCCTCTTAATTACTCGTATTGCTTCAAAAGTTGGGGCTTTGATAGGTGTTTCTGTTCCtttcatccaaacaccccgCACTATCATTGATGAAGCATATCTTGTTCAAGGTCACACTCTTAAGCACGATGCAAACCAGTCTCTTGTGTTTTTCTTCCCGAGTTATACAAATGAAATTCTGTTATCTAACCTAAGACTTTATTTGGATAAGTGTCGAGAGCTAACCCTTCCTCTTGCACCACAAGAGGAAGCGCGCATGAGTAATGTATCTAGTAGGGTAACTCGAAGCAGGTCTAGGAACGAAGCTACTACCTCATAGTACCAGCCCCTACAGTCCCAACACGTCATGCAGCAGATGTACCAGGCAGGGTGGGTTCAAGCTGGGCAGATGCCATGGTTTGCACCCGGGTATCAACCAGGCTAGGACCAACCTCCACAACCGCATGAAGGTGGAGGCTCGGGATGGCAAAGCACGAGCAGCACATAGTGGGAGTGAGGACCATATGGACATCATACTTCCTCTAGCACTAGTGGTCCACCTTTGGTGTTCAGTGCACGCCGATCCTTTTCGGCAAGGGACACCGTGACCTTACGAACCTCAGCTGCCAGGTGAAAGATCTCGACATCCGGACAGATGAAAGTTCGAACAGTCTCAACACCCATGTCCAAGGCTTCGCCACATGGCAATAGCAAGTTAACACACAGTTCAACGCCAACAACACCTCACTGAAACAAAGCCACGATGACCTACAGGCCTACTTCCGCTGCCAGGGGTACAACCCCCATCGAGGCCAGTGAGCAAAGAACGAGCTTGGGGAGGACACCCCCCCAAGAGAGGTAACTTGGATCCTGTATCTCTTTCAGTTCCTAATTCCGCATTTAAAAAAACATAtggaaaaaagaacaaaaatatttacttgctttcatatgtgtagtaagaatgttttagttcttcctttttgagatgatgaatagttgctctgCCCTATTTCCTTCATGTGCGTAGTTTACAACTTAGTATTCTCCCAAGTCTTGAGTTTGTTGGCTATTGTTCATCCTAGAAACTTGAAACTTGTGGGTTGCAAGTGCATGATCTAAGTCTAAGTTGTTGCATGATATGATATGGTACAATAGAGTTTGCTATTATTTTGTTCCAAGTGAAACTTGATATCCGgagttttattttttcaaaatcataaaaataataaagtttCTCAATGATGATGATATGTCCTACCTAAGCCATATGATGTTACATTGCACAACCCGTACACATATGCTGCTTGTTATCATATTGAGCATTGTCAAGttgttgtgacccttgagaGGTTCTcgtcatgctttcatgatcaagatcacgtacactccACATATATTCATGCTAATTTCCACATTGGAAGTTACGCAAAAACATGCCTTCCATCCACATAAATATACTCCATCCCTATGACATGACTCCCCTCTATTCatcttgcaaaaaaaatatgggctatgcaaaaagaagaaaaggagaaataaaATCCATGCTCAAATAacatgagagaaaaaaaaagaagagagaagagaaaaagaaaagaaggaaaaagaaacaaacattGCCCATATCCCGAAAAAGAAATACAAGAGGGAGTCATACAAAAAAGTGTACAAATaaaattccaccaaaaattccacacacatgcacttcTTGATCAGATTGTATGACTTGCACCTCCTCGGATCGGCTCTTTGATTTTGCAAAATTATGCGATACAACTATATGCCTCATTTCATATCCTACCAAAAACCCCACAAAAAGCCTTTTAGAAGTAGGATGAAAAAAAAGGAGGTAATttatgccttggtgaggactaTACACATTGAGAGATCAAGAGCATCATATGAGGAACTTGTTTTCATTTCAAAGACTTATCAAAAACTCTCCGGAAAGATAGTTGAACAAGGAGTAAGAGAATGGTGACTTTATATAACTGTTCTATCTTGCAACCGCCCAAGATAaggaaaaagccaaaagccCCATGGAACTAAGGTAAAAAGGGTGgacaatgccaacttattcaattcaaAGAAGAATCCTTTGTTGTACACATGGTACATGGAAGAAAGAAGATATTGTAGCAACTCCTGATAaacaacctaagtcttagcTTTTGCTCAAGACAAGAAAAGGGCAAGCTTGGGGGAGTTTGTGGACGGTCCTTATGACAGAAATCCAACCATCACACTACTCGAAAACTAGCATTTCTTACTcgcatatttgttatcaataacctagttccaATGGATGGGCAAATAAGTGATTTCAGGGATACAAGTCTGTACAAGAGAGGAAACGTATGCAAATGTGGACGAAACACACTGAAGAACACTTGACGCATACACGACAGACAAGAAGGCCCACATGCCAGGGCAAACCAACCCAATCCAGCGTGGGTCCATAGGGATCAGCACCAAGGCCCAACCAGCGACCCACCAGACAAAGGTGGTGGCAAGGCGACCCAGTCAAGGGTCGGCTGAACCCCAGGTTCGGccgtgtggcggaaccgctcaaattaacttagctacagcacaattaagtcgcctaacacgtgatcatgtactttaatcaagttaactcgacagTCCGttagatttcatccgataaaccacttcacAGGACCAAGAAAGCAtacctcacacgaaggtgagtggttccagagaatacataGGTCATCCCAATTAACCAagtgcattaatttattacagtatcgggttcgaaattcaaacatagtttgcagagttcttaagcagtgaaaataaacaaacggaagctaaCGCCGATGTcggacatcatgacgaagccgatcatgacatcaatgatcctgggcctcgccgtccgaggagggatcccactcgaccgtccacccaggaggaagttggggaggccaagtgccacttgtagCAAGCTCAGAGGCGTCGTCctcacctgaaagagatatgccacaacaaggctgagcgactacgctcaacaagactcaACCGATcggtggtactactccaccaacacctagacatgcaagctttttggctctggggtttgcttttgccaaaagcgactagagtaggtccttactttcaatattttagccatacattctaagttcatttaccaatctaagttagtagctatactaaacaagcatagtttccaaacaatttatgacaagcattgaTATTAATCTCATCATCAAGTCCATTCTTagtcagtgtagcatagcgatcaagtaatcccagactgtgagaggcagacgaattgattcgaatttcttaaccatgcatggcgaaccaaatcccacgacatccacgcaccgcGAAGGGTCACTTCACTTGTCCACCAttcccatcaattcccagacccgtgtcgggcccacttcccttggtacaaggctccatagacccggcctctgccgtcctatgaccgcacttgtcaccacatgcggccgcaagggaaactccgttccagagacaaTGGAACAAACCGCTCACaacctggttcaatcaggtactagtcttccccatcccatactaggtatgagattagtactttcaaacacttgatcacgaacactatcacatctcgaccttagtccaatttcaagtagacagacggggcaatccactgaccaccaaaatagttcacagtgCCCTACCCTGTcaatcatccttatagttgtaatgAAAGGAAAgtaaacaactcctataactcgtgagtgacagtcaatcactcgacttttaccgagtcctattaagcattgcaactactcagcctatcatactagtgtttagatcaaagggcactaattcatgcatctacggtttcaagcaattcctaaaaacgtaaatgcacaatcaaacaaCCGAATATGTTacaagtagttaaagataggaatttatgctccggggcttgcctttaagCGGGGCGGTAGTGAACTGGTCTTTGGCGTGCTCGGGCTCggctcctgcaggcggcggctcagctacggctccttcttccggtgccgggtgaagctcgtaggttccgtctgcgaggttcagctctacacgaaatgcaatgcatcaagttaaatTCTCAACTTTTTCATAGGATGCAAACACAAATTAGTGCTGAAGAAGAACAAGTTATTTTAGGTCACATTCACTTAAACAAGATTCTGAACTTTCTTTATTTACACGA encodes the following:
- the LOC117854533 gene encoding GDSL esterase/lipase At1g09390 — translated: MASGGAGAMNGGTATVASAKAVAVPLRLQHYLVMAGVAAAVVLACLRYAPAAAGYGFLAMAPPGVEAGAAARVAAVAVARAADGGEGGEAVAAAGARDPPAPAAPSVVIFNFGDSNSDTGGMAAVNGMNINLPEGRTFFRRPTGRLSDGRLVIDFICESLHTPYLSPYLKALGADFRNGVNFAIGGSTATPGGSPFSLDVQLHQWLYFRARSMEMINLGQRPPIDRDGFRRAIYTIDIGQNDLSAYMHLPFDQVVAKIPAIVAQIKYTIETLYAHGARKFWIHGTGALGCLPQKLAIPRDDNADLDAHGCLKTYNAAARRFNAQLAEALAQLRRRTVDAALVFVDMYAIKYDLVANHTAHGIARPLMACCGYGGPPYNYNHFKACMSAEMQLCDVGARFISWDGVHFTEAANAIVAAKVLTGDYSTPRVTIASLVDAKLVPNDG